The proteins below come from a single Chryseobacterium capnotolerans genomic window:
- a CDS encoding RNA polymerase sigma factor, translated as MNLTDSTLLKKIKSGDRPAFMLLYDRYWDNLYRFVFVRTKDKEVSEELLQNLWIKILENTDMIQTDESESAKGYLLRHLHYRILDYYNSFKKAPPTLSIDEFDIPVEIDISDSEYFEMLEENEISVLLSMIDEVVSQLPSTEQQVYDMRIRRNMSVNETAEALGISNKTVSNKLSKALGEIREQLNPDYQSSKKLISILMLMELLTKY; from the coding sequence ATGAACCTAACAGACTCTACTTTATTAAAGAAAATAAAATCAGGCGACCGCCCTGCATTTATGCTGTTGTATGACCGGTATTGGGATAACCTGTATCGTTTCGTTTTTGTACGGACAAAGGATAAAGAAGTTTCTGAAGAACTGCTTCAGAATTTATGGATAAAGATCCTTGAGAATACAGACATGATACAAACAGATGAATCAGAAAGCGCGAAAGGTTATCTGCTCCGCCATCTGCATTATCGTATCCTGGATTATTACAATAGCTTTAAAAAAGCCCCTCCTACACTGAGTATTGATGAATTTGATATTCCAGTGGAAATAGACATTTCAGATTCTGAGTATTTTGAAATGCTTGAAGAAAATGAAATAAGTGTTTTATTATCCATGATCGATGAGGTTGTTTCACAACTTCCTTCAACGGAACAGCAGGTGTATGATATGAGAATCCGAAGAAATATGTCTGTGAATGAGACGGCAGAAGCTCTAGGTATAAGTAACAAGACTGTAAGCAACAAGCTCAGTAAAGCTTTGGGAGAGATCCGCGAGCAGCTCAATCCGGATTATCAATCTTCTAAAAAATTAATCTCCATTTTGATGTTGATGGAGCTCCTCACAAAATACTGA
- a CDS encoding helix-turn-helix transcriptional regulator, with amino-acid sequence MKKPAADRILMFLKMRGEATSLLIAKELSITKEGARKHLLNLAEAGLIEPTMKSEGVGRPSTYYTLTDKGLAQFPDTHAEVTVQLLKSVKNLLGENALDLLITDREKNTYERYEKAISKTKNLEQRLEVLAEARSKEGYMAEWKKEGKEYFLIENHCPICAAATECQGFCRAELTNFQSLIGNEYTVERVDHIISGGQRCVYKISQ; translated from the coding sequence ATGAAGAAACCGGCAGCAGATCGCATTCTGATGTTTTTAAAGATGAGAGGGGAAGCTACTTCACTTCTGATTGCTAAAGAACTATCCATCACGAAAGAGGGAGCAAGAAAGCATTTGCTGAACCTTGCAGAAGCGGGATTGATTGAACCGACAATGAAAAGTGAAGGAGTAGGACGCCCATCTACCTATTATACTCTTACCGATAAAGGGTTGGCTCAGTTTCCGGATACCCATGCAGAGGTAACGGTTCAGCTTTTGAAATCTGTAAAGAATCTTCTGGGAGAGAATGCTCTGGATCTATTAATTACAGATCGTGAAAAGAATACCTATGAACGCTATGAGAAGGCTATTTCAAAGACTAAAAATCTAGAACAGAGACTGGAAGTGCTGGCTGAAGCCCGAAGTAAAGAAGGATATATGGCGGAATGGAAAAAAGAAGGGAAAGAATATTTCCTGATTGAAAACCATTGCCCGATCTGTGCTGCGGCTACAGAATGTCAGGGATTCTGCAGAGCCGAACTTACCAATTTCCAGTCATTGATTGGGAATGAATATACAGTGGAAAGGGTAGATCATATTATTTCAGGAGGACAGCGATGTGTGTATAAAATCAGTCAGTAA
- a CDS encoding NAD(P)/FAD-dependent oxidoreductase: MIETDILIIGAGPAGLFTVFEAGLLKMRCHIIDALPQMGGQLSELYPKKPIFDIPGFPSVLAGDLIDNLYEQIKQFEPGFTLNETAVHLLKLEENLFEVITDKGTKHRAKAVVIAGGLGSFEPKKPPIEDISLYEDRGVNYFIKRPEDYVGKRVVIAGGGDSALDWTIHLAEIASSITLIHRRNEFRGALDSVEKVKKLKHAGKINLITPAEVIALKGRDSLQEIVVEKEGAIQTIETDYFIPLFGLVPKLGPLADWGLELEKNAIKVDNSTDFQTNIGGVYAVGDINTYPFKMKLILCGFHEAAIACQSIYQRLNPNKKFVLKYTTVSGIEGFDGTKKQAEKQVVATID; encoded by the coding sequence ATGATAGAGACAGATATACTGATTATTGGAGCCGGCCCTGCAGGGTTATTTACAGTTTTTGAAGCCGGTCTTCTTAAAATGCGATGCCATATTATTGATGCATTGCCACAGATGGGAGGCCAGTTATCAGAATTATATCCCAAGAAACCCATCTTTGATATTCCGGGATTCCCAAGTGTATTGGCAGGGGACCTGATTGATAATCTTTATGAACAGATTAAGCAGTTTGAACCTGGATTTACGCTCAATGAAACGGCTGTACATCTTCTAAAACTGGAGGAAAACCTGTTTGAAGTCATTACAGATAAAGGGACTAAACATAGAGCCAAGGCAGTTGTGATTGCCGGCGGACTTGGAAGTTTTGAGCCTAAAAAACCACCTATTGAAGACATTTCCTTGTATGAAGACCGCGGGGTTAATTATTTCATCAAACGACCGGAGGATTATGTCGGAAAACGTGTTGTGATTGCCGGCGGTGGAGATTCTGCTTTGGATTGGACCATCCATCTGGCAGAAATAGCATCATCAATAACCTTAATCCACAGACGAAATGAATTCAGAGGTGCTTTGGATTCTGTGGAAAAAGTGAAGAAATTAAAGCATGCAGGAAAAATCAATCTGATTACTCCGGCAGAGGTTATTGCCCTTAAAGGCAGAGATTCTCTACAGGAAATTGTAGTGGAAAAAGAAGGCGCTATTCAAACTATTGAAACTGATTATTTCATCCCTTTATTCGGATTGGTTCCTAAACTGGGGCCATTAGCCGACTGGGGGCTGGAACTTGAAAAAAATGCAATAAAAGTGGATAACAGTACCGATTTCCAGACCAATATTGGCGGCGTTTATGCTGTGGGAGATATCAATACCTATCCTTTTAAAATGAAGCTTATTTTATGCGGATTCCATGAAGCGGCCATTGCCTGCCAAAGCATTTACCAACGGCTGAACCCTAATAAAAAATTTGTGTTGAAATATACTACCGTAAGCGGTATCGAAGGTTTCGACGGAACCAAAAAACAAGCAGAAAAGCAAGTAGTAGCAACGATTGACTAA
- a CDS encoding 4Fe-4S dicluster domain-containing protein: MAIKITDDCINCGACEPECPNSAIYEGAIDWRWQDKTKLSGHITFPDGTEADAGAYNQAVSDDVYYIVSGKCTECKGFHEEPQCKAVCPVDCCIDDPDHRETEEVLLDRQHFMHGV; this comes from the coding sequence ATGGCTATTAAAATAACAGATGACTGTATCAATTGCGGAGCCTGTGAGCCTGAATGCCCTAATTCAGCCATTTATGAAGGTGCTATCGATTGGCGTTGGCAGGATAAAACCAAACTCTCAGGGCATATCACGTTCCCGGATGGAACGGAAGCCGATGCAGGTGCTTACAATCAGGCCGTTTCGGATGACGTCTATTATATTGTATCCGGAAAATGCACGGAATGTAAAGGGTTTCATGAAGAACCTCAGTGTAAGGCTGTTTGTCCGGTAGACTGCTGTATTGATGATCCGGATCATAGGGAGACTGAAGAAGTACTATTAGACCGGCAGCATTTCATGCACGGAGTTTGA
- a CDS encoding TonB-dependent receptor, with protein sequence MKSLKCGFTIAALFFTVAAEAQELVQKVSFSVPASRPLIEVLEEFAGKTGMRLAYSKYDIKELKVKGVKCENSSINNCLKDITNGLPVVFRLHGDLISIKYESSNAMPGNGRISGKIVDEVGNPVVGAEVNIAGKSTVTDNNGDFSVDLPSGLYNMTVKAPKYNTLRVEKLSILNKETNTVSFALNRVSDKITDIKEVVVTATRKADTQAGLLAQQKKAAQMSDGISAEQIAKTPDNDVGGTLKRVTGITTIDNKYVVVRSMGERWNTAAMDGINLPSTEAYNQNFSFDIIPTAMVESVVVSKSATPDMNANFAGGFVEVRTKDIPNENFTTVSMGTSYNDQTAFKEFLTRKRGKYDYFGYDDGTRDFPQGLKAMNWNNPMFFEQSSQFKNDNFTTYKTRGDMGSNFQLALGRTYALKNNNKWGFAGAFIIRNEQNKLDIDHTGRGNWLDTTDFAFDANGRMPFYNFKNKGASYNYNSTVAGMLNFGLQLGKNRISFRNSYTHIYDNTLTRITGWDENTSGSGSPANAEIAYNYFYHGIIPNNDPSKIPSLDKPFTENTVYPVYQMFLQNKLEGNHKFGNIEINWFAARTGVSSDTKDYTQHRTLYKFVGREIMNYHVANNSASDFARGYIASKETDYNYGASFKWSLDRGNFKNDIKVGYAGASKTNTNQQQKFLLRVDGNRNVPNPKFMEMYGSLADWFDGSHYAPGGIGWETRALYMDDGKYEGEVEQHAAYIMFDNRWNNKFRLVWGLRAEYFQYDLISQQIESKNDSNNFTKTGVDDQRWKWMPSANFTYSPTNKINLRLAYNKTVIRPQFNERTGLPYFDPIANGQIFNTQMVSSTVNNYDFKFEWFPGLGEIFSAGLYYKDIDRPIEREGRLSNDGNLSLYNGNSKNAKLKGVEVEVRKNLGFIAEGSLFKKLFISGNFTYNTTKVIAFKDQYNTGENGETYEVDRPLYGQTPYAYNIGLMYDGERFGFNFLYNAKGDQYMTVGYSYNAEEIQRPYAVADAQISYKLLRNRNLEVKLNVRNIFNRVKEYYNNFNSYLGHTDNTGNKTARELQELVPGATNKYDKDIDKILFRAYSGRIFGLSVNYTF encoded by the coding sequence ATGAAAAGTTTGAAATGTGGTTTTACCATAGCAGCCCTATTTTTTACTGTTGCAGCAGAAGCACAGGAATTGGTTCAGAAAGTTTCATTTTCTGTTCCTGCAAGCAGACCATTAATTGAAGTTTTGGAAGAATTTGCAGGAAAAACAGGCATGAGGCTGGCTTATTCAAAATATGATATTAAAGAGCTGAAGGTAAAAGGAGTAAAATGTGAAAATTCCTCTATCAATAATTGTCTGAAAGACATTACCAATGGTCTTCCTGTAGTATTCCGTTTGCATGGGGATCTTATTTCAATAAAATATGAAAGCTCTAATGCGATGCCGGGAAACGGGCGTATCTCAGGAAAAATAGTGGATGAAGTGGGAAATCCTGTGGTGGGTGCAGAAGTAAATATTGCAGGAAAATCAACTGTAACGGACAATAATGGAGATTTCTCTGTAGATCTGCCTTCGGGACTTTATAATATGACGGTAAAAGCACCTAAATACAATACACTTCGGGTAGAAAAATTATCAATCCTTAATAAAGAAACAAATACAGTTTCCTTTGCATTGAACCGGGTTTCTGATAAAATTACAGATATCAAAGAAGTGGTGGTTACAGCCACCCGTAAAGCAGATACTCAGGCAGGGTTGCTGGCCCAGCAGAAGAAAGCTGCTCAAATGAGTGACGGAATTTCAGCTGAACAGATTGCAAAAACGCCTGATAACGATGTGGGTGGAACCCTGAAGAGAGTAACCGGAATTACCACGATAGATAACAAATATGTAGTCGTAAGATCAATGGGAGAGCGATGGAATACAGCTGCTATGGATGGAATCAATCTGCCAAGTACTGAGGCCTATAATCAGAATTTCTCTTTTGATATTATTCCTACAGCAATGGTAGAAAGTGTGGTAGTAAGTAAATCTGCAACACCGGATATGAATGCCAATTTTGCAGGAGGTTTTGTGGAGGTAAGAACTAAAGATATTCCCAATGAAAACTTTACCACAGTAAGTATGGGAACTTCTTATAATGATCAGACGGCCTTCAAAGAATTTCTGACCCGCAAAAGAGGAAAGTATGATTATTTCGGGTACGATGACGGAACAAGAGATTTTCCTCAGGGTCTTAAAGCAATGAACTGGAACAATCCTATGTTTTTTGAGCAGTCAAGCCAGTTTAAGAATGATAATTTCACCACGTATAAGACCAGAGGAGATATGGGGTCTAATTTTCAGTTGGCATTAGGGAGAACTTATGCTCTTAAAAATAATAATAAATGGGGTTTTGCCGGAGCATTCATTATCAGAAATGAACAGAATAAGCTGGATATAGATCATACAGGAAGAGGAAACTGGCTGGACACTACAGATTTTGCTTTTGATGCCAACGGAAGAATGCCTTTTTATAATTTTAAGAATAAGGGAGCGTCCTATAATTATAATTCAACAGTGGCAGGAATGCTAAATTTTGGATTGCAGCTGGGAAAGAACAGAATTTCATTCCGTAATTCATATACCCATATCTACGATAATACACTGACAAGAATTACAGGCTGGGATGAAAATACCAGTGGAAGCGGTTCTCCTGCCAATGCGGAAATTGCCTATAATTATTTTTATCATGGAATAATACCTAATAATGATCCGTCAAAAATACCATCTTTAGATAAACCTTTTACGGAGAATACGGTTTATCCCGTTTATCAGATGTTTTTACAGAATAAACTGGAAGGAAATCATAAGTTCGGAAATATAGAAATCAACTGGTTCGCTGCCAGAACGGGAGTTTCATCAGATACTAAGGATTATACCCAGCACAGGACTTTATACAAGTTTGTAGGACGTGAAATCATGAATTATCATGTAGCCAATAATTCGGCAAGTGATTTTGCACGAGGGTATATCGCCAGCAAAGAAACAGATTATAATTATGGAGCTTCTTTTAAATGGAGCCTGGACAGAGGGAATTTTAAAAATGATATTAAAGTAGGATATGCCGGGGCCTCAAAAACGAACACGAATCAACAGCAGAAATTTTTACTGAGAGTAGATGGAAACAGGAATGTTCCGAATCCAAAATTTATGGAAATGTATGGATCTCTTGCCGACTGGTTTGATGGCTCTCATTATGCACCCGGAGGAATTGGATGGGAGACCCGGGCATTGTACATGGATGATGGTAAATATGAAGGTGAAGTTGAACAGCATGCAGCATATATAATGTTTGATAACCGTTGGAACAATAAATTCAGGTTAGTTTGGGGATTGCGTGCTGAATATTTTCAATATGATCTTATTTCTCAGCAAATTGAGTCTAAAAATGATTCTAATAACTTCACGAAAACAGGGGTAGATGATCAACGATGGAAATGGATGCCTTCTGCCAATTTTACCTATAGTCCCACCAATAAAATAAACCTGAGATTAGCCTATAACAAGACGGTTATTCGTCCTCAGTTTAATGAGAGAACCGGGTTGCCTTATTTTGACCCGATAGCCAATGGGCAGATTTTCAATACACAGATGGTATCTTCTACAGTGAATAACTACGATTTTAAATTTGAATGGTTTCCGGGATTGGGAGAAATATTCTCTGCCGGATTGTATTACAAGGATATTGACAGACCTATTGAGCGTGAAGGGCGTCTTTCAAATGATGGGAATTTATCGCTGTACAATGGAAACTCAAAAAATGCGAAACTGAAAGGAGTAGAAGTGGAAGTACGTAAAAACCTAGGATTTATTGCTGAAGGATCATTATTTAAAAAATTGTTTATCAGTGGGAATTTCACTTACAATACAACGAAAGTAATTGCTTTTAAAGATCAGTATAACACAGGAGAAAACGGTGAAACCTATGAAGTAGACAGACCTCTTTACGGACAAACTCCTTATGCCTATAATATTGGGCTGATGTATGATGGAGAACGATTTGGATTCAACTTCTTATACAATGCAAAAGGAGATCAGTATATGACGGTAGGATATTCTTACAATGCAGAAGAAATTCAGCGTCCTTATGCTGTGGCAGATGCGCAGATCTCATACAAACTCTTAAGAAACAGGAATCTGGAAGTGAAATTGAATGTAAGGAATATCTTCAACAGGGTAAAGGAATATTACAACAATTTTAATTCTTATTTAGGACATACTGACAATACAGGAAATAAAACTGCCCGGGAATTACAGGAACTAGTACCAGGTGCTACCAATAAGTACGATAAAGATATCGATAAGATTTTATTCCGTGCTTACAGCGGAAGAATATTCGGGCTAAGTGTCAATTATACATTTTAA
- a CDS encoding T9SS-dependent choice-of-anchor J family protein — protein MKKIILSSVLLLSQLAAAQILVWGNTFDTPADLQGWTFHDLNGNSNGWIQGPNIYHNGTSLTYGSAGVLRHSTNKVPTGNVTDFGTEDDWIISPQIDLTNASGTIQLTSAIGRQRASHTIVSRDLYIYVSTPQKQVPVLADFQAMTVDGSGNYLQSPYKIQVGASTNPFPTNLTEFGESLVDLSAFAGKKIYIGMWANRNASGNNIMNINIDEMAIYATSTTLNTKDVKKKENLTKIAENPVKEHLQLQLNPALKENKTTVHLYNAAGQQVLNTPYSRLINVAGLSQGVYIAEVTDGKTTERLHFIKK, from the coding sequence ATGAAAAAAATAATTTTATCATCTGTTCTTTTGTTATCTCAGCTGGCTGCAGCACAAATTCTGGTTTGGGGAAATACTTTTGATACTCCTGCCGATCTTCAGGGATGGACCTTCCATGATCTGAATGGCAACAGCAACGGGTGGATTCAGGGACCCAATATTTATCACAATGGAACTTCTTTAACTTATGGAAGTGCCGGGGTTCTAAGACATTCAACTAATAAGGTTCCTACTGGAAATGTTACAGATTTTGGAACTGAAGATGACTGGATTATTTCTCCTCAGATTGACCTTACAAACGCATCAGGAACAATTCAACTTACTTCTGCTATTGGAAGACAGAGAGCTTCCCATACTATTGTGAGCCGGGATCTTTATATTTATGTAAGTACGCCTCAAAAACAAGTTCCTGTTTTAGCAGATTTCCAGGCGATGACAGTAGACGGATCAGGAAATTACCTTCAAAGTCCATATAAAATACAGGTAGGTGCTTCAACTAACCCTTTTCCGACAAATCTTACTGAATTTGGGGAAAGCCTTGTAGACCTTTCAGCTTTTGCAGGTAAGAAAATTTATATAGGAATGTGGGCCAATAGAAATGCCTCAGGAAATAACATCATGAATATCAATATTGATGAAATGGCTATTTATGCCACCTCAACAACCTTAAACACAAAAGATGTAAAAAAGAAAGAAAATCTTACGAAGATTGCAGAAAATCCAGTAAAAGAACATTTACAGCTGCAGCTTAATCCTGCATTGAAAGAAAACAAAACAACAGTTCATCTTTATAACGCAGCAGGACAGCAGGTTCTTAACACTCCGTACTCAAGATTAATCAATGTAGCAGGTTTATCACAAGGAGTATATATAGCAGAAGTAACTGATGGAAAGACTACAGAACGTTTGCATTTTATTAAAAAATAA
- a CDS encoding 2Fe-2S iron-sulfur cluster-binding protein, giving the protein MKDEITITVTDQTGIQHILICPLEMGLTLKDICKAYELPMEAMCGGMAMCATCHCYILNGAASLSEKNDVEDALLSELFTTKETSRLACQIYLTAQMDGLSVEIAAN; this is encoded by the coding sequence ATGAAAGACGAAATAACAATCACAGTGACAGATCAGACCGGTATTCAGCATATCCTGATCTGCCCGCTGGAGATGGGACTTACCTTAAAAGATATCTGTAAGGCCTATGAATTACCTATGGAAGCGATGTGTGGCGGAATGGCCATGTGTGCTACCTGTCACTGTTATATTCTGAACGGAGCGGCATCATTGTCTGAAAAAAATGATGTGGAAGATGCCCTTCTTTCAGAACTTTTCACCACCAAAGAAACCAGCAGATTAGCCTGTCAGATCTACCTGACCGCTCAAATGGACGGGCTCTCAGTAGAGATTGCAGCAAATTAA
- a CDS encoding superoxide dismutase, whose translation MKPFTLPQLSYAYDALEPFIDKNTMTIHHQKHHQAYVDNLNAALEQTNETNPDLDSLLQRISEYSPAVRNNGGGHFNHSLFWEILSPQPKLKPEGKLNEAIISTFGSLEDLKAEMKKAGLGQFGSGWVWLYVKFNGSIAVSATPNQDNPMMDILPVNRGFPILGIDVWEHAYYLAYQNKRADYLDSFWSVLDWASVEKKYEEALLKIR comes from the coding sequence ATGAAACCATTTACACTACCTCAATTATCTTATGCTTATGATGCTCTGGAGCCATTTATCGATAAAAATACAATGACTATTCATCACCAGAAGCACCATCAGGCTTATGTAGATAATCTGAATGCAGCATTAGAACAGACCAATGAAACCAACCCGGATCTTGATTCTTTATTACAAAGAATCAGCGAATACAGTCCAGCGGTAAGAAATAATGGCGGTGGCCACTTCAATCATTCTTTATTCTGGGAAATTCTTTCTCCACAACCTAAATTAAAACCGGAAGGAAAACTGAATGAAGCCATCATCTCCACTTTTGGAAGCCTTGAAGATCTTAAGGCAGAAATGAAGAAGGCAGGGCTTGGACAATTCGGATCCGGATGGGTTTGGTTGTATGTAAAATTCAACGGGTCTATTGCCGTAAGCGCTACTCCAAACCAAGATAATCCTATGATGGATATTCTTCCGGTGAACAGAGGCTTCCCAATTCTTGGAATTGATGTCTGGGAACATGCTTATTATCTTGCTTATCAGAATAAAAGAGCAGATTATCTGGATTCATTCTGGTCGGTATTGGATTGGGCATCAGTGGAAAAAAAATATGAAGAAGCGCTTTTAAAAATAAGATAG
- a CDS encoding FecR family protein, with the protein MEYYFAPYEKIGYRNRFQKNIYKIAAVIILLLTLSGFFTYHTFIKPDVYLAVSENRIIHLEDGSVVTLLPGAELTVEKSFPAATRVVDLKGDAIFSVAKSKTHPFIVHADGFSTKVLGTVFKVSQSGKKKAVDLYEGKVAVSSTGVPVSYLRPNQKWTNLGVARTTAIISFAPDKVSGKQHPTLLSLSFNDVPLKEVITVLEGNYSTKIHYPKEFEDKKITADFTGGTVSENIEALAFILGFEVQKKDNVYLLK; encoded by the coding sequence TTGGAGTATTATTTTGCTCCTTATGAAAAAATAGGCTATAGAAATCGTTTTCAAAAGAACATCTATAAAATTGCGGCGGTCATTATTTTACTTTTGACATTGAGCGGATTCTTCACTTATCATACATTCATTAAGCCGGATGTGTATCTGGCGGTATCAGAAAACCGAATTATTCATCTTGAAGACGGATCTGTAGTGACTTTATTACCGGGGGCAGAGCTTACGGTGGAAAAATCATTTCCTGCAGCTACCAGAGTGGTGGATTTAAAAGGAGATGCTATCTTCTCAGTAGCAAAATCGAAAACCCATCCTTTCATTGTTCATGCAGACGGTTTCAGTACAAAAGTATTGGGGACGGTATTTAAGGTATCTCAGTCTGGAAAGAAAAAAGCCGTAGATCTTTATGAAGGAAAGGTAGCTGTATCTTCTACCGGAGTTCCTGTTTCTTATCTGAGACCTAATCAGAAATGGACCAATCTGGGAGTTGCCCGTACCACTGCTATTATTTCATTTGCTCCTGACAAAGTATCGGGGAAACAACATCCAACATTATTGTCTTTAAGCTTTAACGATGTTCCTTTAAAAGAAGTTATTACTGTGTTGGAAGGTAATTACAGTACCAAAATTCATTATCCGAAAGAATTTGAAGATAAAAAAATTACAGCCGATTTTACGGGAGGAACTGTGAGTGAAAATATTGAAGCCCTGGCCTTTATTCTGGGGTTTGAAGTTCAGAAGAAAGATAATGTCTATCTCCTGAAATAA
- a CDS encoding NADPH-dependent FMN reductase, which yields MKAIIFNGSLERRTESTSGLISAYISQQLEAIGIRTDIFTLADSGIPLFDVTLNKTPLAVERMTQMFQDADIHFWLAPLYHGSIPGVMKNCLDWLEVTAHSYEPYLTDKTIGLVCWADGLQAMQGINAMDAIAKSLRAWPLPFSVPILRTSLFDSENPKQISAFYSGKLDKLISIAATKKIEKTIINQS from the coding sequence ATGAAAGCAATCATATTCAACGGATCTCTGGAAAGAAGAACAGAATCCACTTCCGGATTGATCTCCGCTTATATCTCGCAGCAGCTGGAAGCAATTGGGATCCGTACTGATATTTTTACGCTCGCAGATTCCGGAATTCCTTTATTTGATGTCACCCTCAACAAAACTCCTCTGGCTGTAGAAAGAATGACTCAGATGTTTCAGGATGCCGATATTCATTTCTGGCTGGCTCCCCTTTATCATGGAAGTATTCCGGGAGTGATGAAGAACTGCCTGGATTGGCTGGAAGTGACAGCTCATTCTTATGAGCCTTATCTTACCGACAAAACCATAGGATTGGTATGCTGGGCAGATGGTCTGCAGGCAATGCAGGGAATCAATGCAATGGATGCCATTGCTAAATCATTACGGGCATGGCCGCTTCCCTTCAGTGTTCCGATTCTCAGAACATCTTTATTTGACAGTGAGAATCCAAAGCAGATCTCAGCATTTTATTCCGGCAAACTTGATAAACTTATCAGCATAGCAGCCACAAAGAAAATAGAAAAAACAATCATAAATCAATCATAG
- a CDS encoding DUF2480 family protein, which yields MDTQTFVNKATASGIIAFDFLDYKPTTEIVELDIKDHLFMGMIVKEKEFKESIAAVDYSVYKNKAVGIICSTDAIIPPWAYMFLMEKLSPYADYVDLNSAETVLLDLWKRRLIYADLKCFKDQKVVVRANTSHDPALYLLATELLKPLVKSLMYGEIGLPKVIFKK from the coding sequence ATGGATACTCAGACTTTCGTGAATAAAGCAACCGCTTCCGGCATTATTGCTTTTGACTTTTTAGATTATAAACCCACTACTGAAATTGTGGAATTAGATATCAAGGATCACCTTTTTATGGGAATGATAGTCAAAGAAAAAGAGTTTAAAGAATCAATTGCAGCAGTAGATTATTCTGTGTATAAAAATAAAGCGGTTGGGATTATTTGTTCAACAGATGCTATTATTCCGCCTTGGGCCTATATGTTCCTCATGGAAAAATTATCTCCCTATGCTGATTATGTAGATCTAAACAGTGCTGAAACCGTCCTGCTCGATCTTTGGAAACGCCGTCTCATCTACGCAGACTTAAAATGTTTTAAGGATCAGAAAGTAGTCGTTCGAGCCAATACCTCTCATGATCCAGCTCTTTATTTATTAGCTACTGAACTTTTAAAACCATTAGTCAAAAGTCTGATGTACGGAGAAATAGGATTACCCAAAGTAATTTTTAAAAAATAA
- the hxpB gene encoding hexitol phosphatase HxpB, whose protein sequence is MTFKAVIFDMDGVLVDSEGFWAKAEREVFSSYGALVTDELAAQTKYMTTKEVTEFWYGKFPWENLNVSSVEQEVVSKVIELIQTENCTMSGVQEFIKDLKSKNYKIGLATNAPLRVADAVLEKLQVRDFFDTVHSSEFEEQGKPHPAVYLSSAQQLGISPEYCIAIEDSHSGLKAAKAAGMKTIVFTNNDEAIDFEHADFKIRNFTSAQLPVF, encoded by the coding sequence ATGACTTTTAAGGCGGTAATCTTTGATATGGATGGGGTTCTTGTAGACTCTGAAGGCTTCTGGGCAAAAGCGGAACGTGAAGTATTTTCATCTTATGGTGCTCTAGTGACGGATGAACTGGCTGCACAGACGAAATATATGACCACAAAAGAGGTTACTGAATTCTGGTATGGAAAATTTCCCTGGGAAAATCTTAATGTATCTTCTGTAGAGCAGGAAGTTGTCTCTAAAGTCATCGAGCTGATTCAGACTGAAAATTGCACCATGTCCGGTGTACAGGAGTTTATTAAAGACCTTAAGAGCAAAAATTATAAAATAGGATTGGCTACCAATGCCCCGTTGCGCGTTGCCGATGCTGTCCTTGAAAAACTTCAGGTGAGAGATTTTTTTGATACCGTACACTCTTCCGAATTTGAAGAGCAAGGAAAACCTCATCCTGCAGTTTATCTTAGTTCAGCTCAACAGCTGGGAATATCACCTGAATACTGCATAGCGATTGAAGACAGCCATTCCGGGTTGAAAGCGGCCAAAGCGGCCGGTATGAAGACCATTGTTTTTACCAATAATGATGAAGCTATAGATTTTGAACATGCTGATTTTAAAATCCGGAATTTTACCTCTGCTCAATTGCCCGTGTTTTAA